From a region of the Xanthomonas rydalmerensis genome:
- a CDS encoding 2OG-Fe(II) oxygenase — MSDTHPDFIEVFEGAMSREDCAAILRRLRGSTQLRPGEVGSGVFPELKRSRDLRISGLEPWRDVEQRLQQAVFGGLLGYLRKYPQTLISPLMLQVPGADGQPHRLGADDFALLDDAALSNLARTCLRPGAINLQWYEAGEGGYPYWHCELYPRDPSAETLHRHLLWTLYLNDDFEEGETEFLFQRRKIAPRAGSLLIAPTAFTHTHRGNRPQRGDKFIATSWILFQSAQALYGRE, encoded by the coding sequence ATGTCCGACACGCATCCCGATTTCATCGAAGTGTTCGAGGGCGCCATGTCCCGCGAGGACTGCGCCGCCATCCTGCGCCGCCTGCGCGGCAGCACCCAGTTGCGGCCCGGCGAGGTCGGCAGCGGCGTGTTCCCCGAGCTCAAGCGCAGCCGCGACCTGCGCATCAGCGGCCTGGAACCATGGCGCGACGTGGAACAGCGGCTGCAGCAGGCCGTCTTCGGCGGGCTGCTCGGCTATCTGCGCAAGTACCCGCAGACCCTGATCTCGCCGCTGATGCTGCAAGTGCCGGGCGCCGATGGCCAGCCGCACCGGCTCGGTGCCGACGACTTCGCCCTGCTCGACGATGCCGCGCTGTCCAACCTGGCCCGTACCTGCCTGCGTCCGGGCGCGATCAACCTGCAGTGGTACGAGGCGGGCGAGGGCGGCTATCCGTACTGGCACTGCGAACTGTATCCGCGCGATCCGAGCGCCGAGACCCTGCACCGACACCTGCTGTGGACCCTGTACCTCAACGACGATTTCGAAGAGGGCGAGACCGAATTCCTGTTCCAGCGCCGCAAGATCGCCCCGCGTGCGGGCAGCCTGCTGATCGCCCCCACCGCCTTCACCCACACCCACCGCGGCAACCGCCCGCAGCGCGGCGACAAGTTCATCGCCACCAGCTGGATTCTGTTCCAGTCGGCGCAGGCGCTTTACGGCCGGGAGTAG
- a CDS encoding sigma-54-dependent Fis family transcriptional regulator has translation MAQQPSQHQLGQARRAFFERGGAPVGQVPDTILQSWQRCQRLGLAADAKPAIEPLEASRLRALREAHERLWRLARAELEGLAGDAAATGSIVLLTDEAGWILDAEGSPRFLDKAGRVALMPGACWSETQVGTNAIGTAIVESRSVEVRGGEHYFAPHQILSCAAVPIFDPYGRLAGVLDISGDASVQHMHALALARMAVANIEHRYFDDGIPGCELLRVHHDPALLGTAREALLAFRNGRLVAANQAGLRLFGLERHELGRAPYEALFEEPLSRLRQQGSVFDLQGRALHGRIDSPADDRPRRRPQQAPITVTASRPSAAAASDAPLFDAAQELALERARRVLDAQLPVLVQGETGTGKEVFARELHRRSARAGRPFVAVNCAALPEGLIEAELFGYEDGAFTGARKHGSPGLLRQADGGVLFLDEIGDMPLALQPRLLRVLQERELLPLGGGKPVKLDFALVCATHRDLDAAMAEQRFRPDLYYRIAHHCVQVPSLRAHPDRRALVGELWARLGQGRRLTEAALTTLSAYAWPGNLRQLVACLRTLVALSEPGALVDTDALPAYLPGIGAAEQGGTHVAPSPLPAADLDSLALHAMRQALDACDGNVSQAARRLGISRSTLYRRLRLGTH, from the coding sequence ATGGCGCAGCAACCGTCCCAACATCAGCTCGGCCAGGCCCGCCGCGCGTTCTTCGAACGCGGCGGCGCGCCGGTCGGGCAGGTACCCGATACCATCCTGCAGTCGTGGCAGCGCTGCCAGCGCCTGGGCTTGGCCGCGGATGCGAAGCCCGCGATCGAGCCGCTGGAAGCCTCGCGCCTGCGCGCCCTGCGCGAGGCGCACGAGCGGCTGTGGCGGCTGGCCCGCGCCGAACTGGAGGGCCTGGCCGGCGACGCCGCGGCCACCGGCAGCATCGTGCTGCTCACCGACGAGGCCGGCTGGATCCTCGATGCCGAAGGCAGCCCGCGCTTCCTCGACAAGGCGGGCAGGGTGGCGCTGATGCCCGGCGCGTGCTGGAGCGAGACCCAGGTCGGTACCAATGCGATCGGCACCGCCATCGTCGAAAGCCGCTCGGTGGAAGTGCGCGGCGGCGAACACTATTTCGCCCCGCACCAGATCCTCAGTTGCGCGGCGGTGCCGATTTTCGATCCCTACGGCCGCCTGGCCGGCGTGCTCGACATCTCCGGCGACGCCAGCGTGCAACACATGCATGCGCTGGCGCTGGCGCGAATGGCCGTGGCCAACATCGAGCACCGCTACTTCGACGACGGCATTCCCGGCTGCGAACTGCTGCGCGTGCACCACGACCCGGCGCTGCTCGGCACGGCGCGCGAGGCACTGCTGGCATTCCGCAACGGCCGCCTGGTGGCGGCCAACCAGGCCGGGTTGCGGCTGTTCGGGCTGGAACGCCACGAACTCGGGCGCGCGCCCTACGAGGCGCTGTTCGAGGAACCGCTGTCGCGGCTGCGGCAGCAGGGCAGCGTGTTCGACCTGCAGGGGCGGGCGCTGCATGGACGCATCGATAGTCCGGCCGACGACCGCCCGCGGCGGCGCCCTCAGCAGGCGCCGATCACCGTGACGGCGTCGCGGCCCTCGGCCGCGGCCGCGTCCGACGCGCCGCTGTTCGACGCCGCACAGGAGCTTGCGCTGGAACGCGCGCGACGTGTGCTAGACGCGCAACTGCCGGTGCTGGTGCAGGGCGAAACCGGCACCGGCAAGGAAGTGTTCGCGCGCGAACTGCACCGGCGCAGCGCGCGCGCCGGGCGCCCGTTCGTGGCGGTCAACTGCGCGGCGCTGCCGGAAGGGCTGATCGAAGCCGAGCTGTTCGGCTACGAGGACGGCGCCTTCACCGGCGCGCGCAAGCACGGCAGCCCAGGCCTGCTGCGCCAGGCCGATGGCGGCGTGCTGTTCCTGGACGAGATCGGCGACATGCCGCTGGCCTTGCAGCCGCGGCTGCTGCGCGTGCTGCAGGAACGCGAACTGCTGCCGCTGGGCGGCGGCAAGCCGGTGAAGCTGGATTTCGCCCTGGTCTGCGCCACCCACCGCGACCTGGACGCGGCGATGGCCGAACAACGTTTCCGGCCCGACCTGTACTACCGCATCGCCCACCACTGCGTGCAGGTGCCGTCGCTGCGCGCACATCCGGACCGACGCGCACTGGTCGGCGAACTGTGGGCGCGGCTGGGGCAGGGCAGGCGCCTGACCGAGGCGGCGCTGACCACGCTGAGCGCCTATGCGTGGCCAGGCAATCTGCGCCAATTGGTGGCCTGCCTGCGCACGCTGGTGGCGCTGAGCGAGCCGGGCGCGCTGGTGGATACCGACGCCTTGCCGGCCTACCTGCCCGGCATCGGCGCGGCGGAGCAGGGCGGCACCCACGTCGCACCGTCGCCGCTGCCGGCCGCCGATCTCGACAGCCTGGCGCTGCACGCCATGCGCCAGGCCCTGGACGCCTGCGACGGCAACGTCTCGCAGGCGGCCCGGCGGCTGGGGATCAGCCGCAGTACGCTGTACCGGCGGTTACGGTTGGGGACGCACTAA
- the cls gene encoding cardiolipin synthase, which yields MLVIATLQNTWDRLTGIPHIGAYVTAAYLLYILWLSGWIVLQKREPAATLSWVLSLAALPYLGFVIYYLLGPQKVKRQRLRRGRSRSGMEHYSSVCPPDADCTELAKIAQATTGLAPSSATAVQWLVDGAATYEAIVRDIGTAQHHVHLEYYIFNPDRTGTRIRDALVERARAGVRVRLLLDAVGSSQVRKRFLRPLLEAGAEVAWFHPTQLLRPFKFKRPWVNLRTHRKIVVIDGRVAFTGGINVTDEENEALRADAYRDLHVRCEGHVVRSLQLVFVEDWLYATRQGRDAFDMARIWPNDMPSRDAGPIQAQVLVSGPDSSWESIHRLQVASIYEAQRRVWLVTPYFVPGEAARMALTSAALGGLDVRLLVPKRSDSRLVTLAARSYFDELLQAGVRIYEYGPRMLHTKALITDEDLCLVGSANFDNRSFRLNFEVATLFRDRGLTRQLAELLEGEMADAVRVRDDRKRSLWRYRLPEAVARLTSPLL from the coding sequence ATGCTCGTGATCGCGACTCTGCAGAACACCTGGGACCGGCTGACCGGCATCCCGCACATCGGCGCCTACGTCACCGCCGCCTACCTGCTGTACATCCTGTGGCTGAGCGGCTGGATCGTGCTGCAGAAGCGCGAGCCGGCGGCGACGCTGAGCTGGGTGCTGTCGCTGGCCGCCTTGCCCTACCTGGGCTTCGTCATCTACTACCTGCTGGGCCCGCAGAAGGTGAAGCGGCAGCGCCTGCGCCGCGGCCGCTCGCGTTCGGGCATGGAGCACTACAGCAGCGTGTGTCCGCCGGACGCCGACTGCACCGAGCTGGCCAAGATCGCCCAGGCCACCACCGGCCTGGCGCCGAGCTCGGCCACCGCGGTGCAATGGCTGGTCGACGGCGCGGCCACCTACGAGGCGATCGTGCGCGACATCGGCACGGCGCAGCACCACGTGCACCTGGAGTACTACATCTTCAACCCCGACCGCACCGGCACGCGCATCCGCGATGCGCTGGTCGAGCGCGCCCGTGCCGGCGTGCGGGTGCGCCTGCTGCTGGATGCGGTCGGCTCCTCGCAGGTGCGCAAGCGCTTCCTGCGGCCGCTGCTGGAGGCCGGCGCCGAGGTGGCCTGGTTCCATCCCACCCAGTTGCTGCGGCCGTTCAAGTTCAAGCGGCCCTGGGTCAACCTGCGCACCCACCGCAAGATCGTGGTGATCGACGGGCGCGTCGCCTTCACCGGCGGCATCAACGTCACCGACGAGGAGAACGAGGCGTTGCGCGCAGACGCCTACCGCGACCTGCACGTCCGCTGCGAGGGCCACGTGGTGCGCAGCCTGCAACTGGTGTTCGTGGAGGACTGGCTGTACGCCACCCGGCAGGGCCGCGACGCCTTCGACATGGCGCGGATCTGGCCCAACGACATGCCCAGCCGCGACGCCGGCCCCATCCAGGCGCAGGTGCTGGTGTCGGGGCCGGACTCGTCGTGGGAGAGCATCCATCGCCTGCAGGTCGCATCGATCTACGAGGCGCAACGGCGGGTGTGGCTGGTCACGCCGTATTTCGTGCCGGGCGAGGCCGCGCGCATGGCGCTGACCTCGGCGGCGCTGGGCGGGCTGGACGTGCGCCTGCTGGTGCCAAAGCGCAGCGACTCGCGGCTGGTGACGCTGGCCGCGCGTTCGTACTTCGACGAACTGCTGCAGGCCGGCGTGCGGATCTACGAGTACGGCCCGCGCATGCTGCACACCAAGGCGCTGATCACCGACGAGGACCTGTGCCTGGTCGGCAGCGCCAACTTCGACAACCGCAGTTTCCGGCTCAACTTCGAGGTCGCCACGCTGTTCCGCGACCGCGGCCTGACCCGGCAGCTGGCCGAACTGCTGGAAGGCGAGATGGCCGACGCGGTGCGCGTGCGCGACGACCGCAAGCGCTCGCTGTGGCGCTACCGGTTGCCGGAGGCGGTAGCGCGGCTGACCTCGCCGCTGTTGTAG
- a CDS encoding pyridoxine 5'-phosphate synthase → MTKLSVNVNKIAVLRNSRGGDLPSVLEAARTCLDAGAHGITVHPRPDRRHIHAEDVLALAALTRERGVEFNIEGNPFAPPRPGYPGLIALCAQTRPAQATLVPDGDGQLTSDHGFDFGRDSARLRPLIAELKALGCRVSLFVDAENPDLAVAAELGADRIELYTGPYAAAWDEGDSAAAAPFAATARRAQAAGLGVNAGHDLAQANLGAFLAHVPQVLEVSIGHALIGEALYAGLDATVKAYLAVLDANR, encoded by the coding sequence ATGACCAAGCTCAGCGTCAACGTCAACAAGATCGCGGTGCTGCGCAATTCGCGCGGCGGCGATCTGCCCAGCGTGCTCGAGGCCGCGCGTACGTGCCTGGATGCCGGTGCGCACGGCATCACCGTGCACCCGCGCCCGGATCGGCGCCACATCCATGCCGAGGATGTGCTGGCGCTGGCCGCGCTGACCCGCGAGCGCGGCGTCGAATTCAACATCGAGGGCAATCCGTTCGCTCCGCCGCGGCCCGGCTATCCGGGGCTGATCGCCCTGTGCGCGCAGACGCGTCCGGCGCAGGCGACCCTGGTGCCCGACGGCGACGGACAGCTCACCTCCGATCATGGCTTCGACTTCGGCCGCGACAGTGCGCGGCTGCGCCCTCTGATTGCCGAACTGAAGGCGCTGGGCTGCCGCGTCAGTCTCTTCGTCGATGCAGAAAACCCCGACCTGGCGGTGGCGGCCGAACTGGGCGCCGACCGCATCGAGCTCTACACCGGCCCCTATGCCGCCGCGTGGGACGAGGGCGACAGCGCCGCGGCGGCGCCCTTCGCGGCCACCGCACGCCGCGCTCAGGCCGCCGGGTTGGGCGTCAACGCCGGCCACGATCTGGCCCAGGCCAACCTCGGCGCGTTCCTGGCGCACGTGCCGCAGGTGCTGGAAGTGTCGATCGGCCACGCGCTGATCGGCGAGGCGCTGTACGCCGGGCTCGATGCGACGGTGAAGGCCTATCTGGCGGTTCTGGACGCGAACCGGTAG
- a CDS encoding amino acid aminotransferase, whose product MSFFANVEQVPGDPILGLTEAYNADSRPTKVNLGVGIYYDENGRIPLLRAVQQIEQQLAQDAKPRGYLPIDGLPAYDLATQKLLFGAESPLLAAGRVATSQTVGGSGALRVGADLLKKLLSTSTIAISNPSWENHRAVFTAAGFDVVEYTYFDPASHGLNFDGMLADLRQLAPGSVVLLHACCHNPTGADLSQAQWRTVAELLKERNLFPFVDIAYQGFDKGIDADAYAVRLLAEVGIDSYVVASSYSKSFSLYGERVGALSVVSANAAESKAVQSQVKRIIRTIYSSPSTHGAALVAGVLNSPELRTMWEQELTEMRERIHALRAGMVQKLAALGAPEFGFIQQQAGMFSYSGLSKAQVDRLREEFGIYAVGTGRICVAALSQKNLDYVTQAVATVHKG is encoded by the coding sequence GTGTCCTTCTTTGCAAACGTGGAACAGGTCCCAGGCGACCCGATCCTGGGCCTGACCGAGGCCTACAACGCCGACTCCCGCCCGACCAAGGTCAACCTGGGCGTGGGCATCTACTACGACGAAAACGGCCGCATCCCGCTGCTGCGCGCCGTGCAGCAGATCGAGCAGCAGCTGGCACAGGACGCCAAGCCGCGCGGCTACCTGCCGATCGACGGCCTGCCCGCCTACGACCTGGCCACGCAGAAACTGCTGTTCGGCGCCGAGTCGCCGCTGCTGGCCGCCGGCCGCGTCGCCACCTCGCAGACCGTCGGCGGCAGCGGTGCGCTGCGCGTGGGCGCGGACCTGCTGAAGAAGCTGCTGTCCACCTCGACCATCGCCATCAGCAACCCGAGCTGGGAGAACCACCGCGCGGTGTTCACCGCCGCCGGCTTCGACGTGGTCGAGTACACCTACTTCGATCCGGCCAGCCACGGCCTGAACTTCGACGGCATGCTCGCCGACCTGCGCCAGCTCGCGCCCGGCAGCGTGGTGCTGCTGCACGCCTGCTGCCACAACCCCACCGGCGCCGACCTGAGCCAGGCGCAGTGGCGCACCGTGGCCGAGCTGCTGAAGGAACGCAACCTGTTCCCGTTCGTGGACATCGCCTACCAGGGCTTCGACAAGGGCATCGACGCCGACGCCTACGCGGTGCGCCTGTTGGCCGAGGTCGGCATCGACAGCTACGTGGTCGCCAGTTCCTACTCCAAGTCGTTCTCGCTGTACGGCGAGCGCGTCGGCGCGCTGTCGGTGGTCTCGGCCAACGCCGCCGAGAGCAAGGCGGTGCAGTCGCAGGTCAAGCGCATCATCCGCACCATCTACTCCAGCCCGTCCACGCACGGCGCCGCGCTGGTCGCCGGAGTGCTCAACAGCCCCGAACTGCGCACGATGTGGGAGCAGGAACTGACCGAGATGCGCGAGCGCATCCACGCCCTGCGCGCCGGCATGGTGCAGAAGCTGGCCGCCCTGGGCGCGCCGGAGTTCGGCTTCATCCAGCAGCAGGCCGGCATGTTCTCGTACTCGGGCCTGAGCAAGGCGCAGGTGGACCGGCTGCGCGAGGAGTTCGGCATCTACGCGGTCGGCACCGGCCGCATCTGCGTGGCTGCGCTGAGCCAGAAGAACCTGGACTACGTGACCCAGGCCGTGGCGACCGTGCACAAGGGCTGA
- a CDS encoding class 1 fructose-bisphosphatase yields the protein MSRTSLTRFLIEEQHAGRIGPELRQLITIVSRACKRISIAVSKGALGGVLGDAGTGNVQGEAQKKLDVLSNDILLEANAWGGHLAACASEEMDHCQPVPDKYPSGDFLLLFDPLDGSSNIDVNVSVGTIFSVLRAPPGTDKPGDEHFLQPGTAQVAAGYCIYGPSTMLVLTLGHGTHAFTLEREEGSFLLTQADMRIPEDTAEFAINMSNQRHWEAPMQQYVADLLAGSEGVRGKNFNMRWIASMVADVHRILTRGGIFIYPWDKKDPGKAGKLRLMYEANPMGMLVEQAGGAASTGRARILGLQPEQLHQRVPVFLGSKNEVAEAVRYHLEHDARPQ from the coding sequence ATGTCGCGAACCTCGCTGACCCGCTTCCTGATCGAAGAACAGCACGCCGGCCGCATCGGTCCGGAGCTGCGCCAGCTCATCACGATCGTGTCCCGCGCCTGCAAGCGCATCTCCATCGCGGTCAGCAAGGGCGCCCTCGGCGGCGTGCTCGGCGACGCCGGCACCGGCAACGTGCAGGGCGAGGCGCAGAAGAAGCTGGACGTGCTCAGCAACGACATCCTGCTTGAAGCCAACGCCTGGGGCGGCCACCTCGCCGCCTGCGCCTCGGAAGAGATGGACCACTGCCAGCCGGTGCCCGACAAGTACCCCAGCGGCGATTTCCTGCTGCTGTTCGATCCGCTGGACGGCAGCTCCAACATCGACGTCAACGTCTCGGTCGGCACCATCTTCTCGGTGCTGCGCGCACCGCCGGGCACCGACAAGCCCGGCGACGAGCATTTCCTGCAGCCGGGCACCGCGCAGGTCGCCGCCGGCTACTGCATCTACGGCCCCAGCACGATGCTGGTGCTGACCCTGGGCCACGGCACCCACGCCTTCACCCTGGAGCGCGAGGAGGGCAGCTTCCTGCTGACCCAGGCCGACATGCGCATCCCCGAGGACACCGCCGAGTTCGCGATCAACATGTCCAACCAGCGCCATTGGGAAGCGCCGATGCAGCAGTACGTGGCCGACCTGCTGGCCGGCAGCGAAGGCGTGCGCGGCAAGAACTTCAACATGCGCTGGATCGCCAGCATGGTCGCCGACGTGCATCGCATCCTCACTCGCGGCGGCATCTTCATCTACCCGTGGGACAAGAAGGACCCGGGCAAGGCCGGCAAGCTGCGGCTGATGTACGAAGCCAACCCGATGGGCATGCTGGTGGAGCAGGCCGGCGGCGCCGCCAGCACCGGCCGCGCGCGCATCCTCGGCCTGCAGCCGGAGCAGTTGCACCAGCGCGTGCCGGTGTTCCTGGGCTCCAAGAACGAAGTGGCCGAGGCGGTGCGGTATCACCTGGAGCACGACGCACGTCCTCAGTGA
- a CDS encoding PA0069 family radical SAM protein, producing the protein MSTAIKGRGAGSHLPGRFERTVSQAEDDGWHPDDSEEFAEPRLRTQVSEETARSIISRNQSPDVGFAQSVNPYRGCEHGCSYCFARPSHAYLNLSPGLDFETRLFAKTNAPELLRRELAKPGYVPSPIALGINTDAYQPIERKLQLTRRLIEVFAETRHPFSLITKNALVERDLDLLAPLARDNLVSVHFSVTSLDPRLSAKLEPRASAPHARLRAMRALHEAGVPVGVMVAPVIPWINDHALEAVLEAARDAGAESAGYVLLRLPHEVAPLFRDWLQAHHPDRAAHVMSTVQQLRGGKDYDSTFGKRMRGEGVYADLLARRFALAHKRLGYAESPRRRLDCSHFVKPLPPRPPSPQGELF; encoded by the coding sequence ATGAGCACTGCCATCAAGGGCCGCGGCGCCGGCAGCCACCTGCCTGGCCGCTTCGAACGGACCGTCAGCCAGGCCGAGGACGACGGCTGGCACCCCGACGACAGCGAGGAGTTCGCCGAACCGCGCCTGCGCACCCAGGTGAGCGAGGAGACCGCGCGCAGCATCATCAGCCGCAACCAGTCGCCAGACGTGGGGTTCGCGCAGTCGGTGAACCCGTACCGCGGTTGCGAGCACGGCTGCAGCTACTGCTTCGCCCGCCCCAGCCACGCCTATCTGAACCTGTCGCCGGGGCTGGATTTCGAGACGCGGCTGTTCGCCAAGACCAATGCCCCGGAGCTGCTGCGCCGCGAGCTGGCCAAGCCCGGCTACGTGCCCAGCCCGATCGCACTGGGCATCAACACCGACGCCTACCAGCCGATCGAGCGCAAGCTGCAACTGACCCGGCGCCTGATCGAGGTCTTCGCCGAGACCCGCCACCCGTTCTCGCTGATCACCAAGAACGCGCTGGTCGAGCGCGACCTGGATCTGCTGGCGCCGCTGGCCCGCGATAACCTGGTCAGCGTGCACTTCTCGGTGACGTCGCTGGATCCGCGGCTGTCGGCCAAGCTCGAGCCGCGCGCCTCGGCGCCGCACGCACGGCTGCGGGCGATGCGGGCCCTGCACGAGGCCGGCGTGCCGGTCGGGGTGATGGTGGCGCCGGTGATCCCGTGGATCAACGACCATGCCCTGGAAGCGGTGCTGGAGGCGGCCCGCGACGCCGGCGCCGAGTCCGCCGGCTACGTGCTGCTGCGCCTGCCGCACGAGGTGGCGCCGCTGTTCCGCGACTGGCTGCAGGCGCACCATCCCGACCGCGCCGCGCATGTGATGAGCACGGTGCAGCAACTGCGCGGCGGCAAGGACTACGACAGCACCTTCGGCAAGCGCATGCGCGGCGAAGGGGTCTATGCCGACCTGCTGGCGCGGCGCTTCGCGCTGGCGCACAAACGGCTGGGCTATGCCGAATCCCCGCGCCGCCGCCTGGATTGCAGCCACTTCGTCAAACCGCTGCCGCCACGACCGCCGTCGCCGCAGGGCGAGTTGTTTTGA
- a CDS encoding TonB-dependent receptor: MSVPLPSALLCGACALALSSLAHAAPGEDPATTLPALQVQAARVGGVADFDLPASLTTTGLGDSDRLGVQASEALSGVPGLLARDRQNYAQDTQLSIRGFGARSAFGVRGVRLLLDGIPATMPDGQGQLSNFNLFGSERVEVLRGPFSALYGNSSGGVVQLWSADGQPDDPWRLRSAIGSHGTAALSAQALGQQGEVHYNLAATHFSTDGYRDHSRAQRTTFNAKIGIDLAPGRRLDLLLNALEAPDAQDPLGLSRAQAAADPRQATAAASQFDTRKSTRQVQAGAIFTQQVDQQTWRLMGYAGRRDVTQYLSVPVGAQSNPLNAGGVIDLDGDYGGLDARWAWQGALGGRPFQFTVGANADRQQQHRTGYENFVGSTLGVKGRLRRDQEDRVENVDQFAQAWWQFAERWSLLAGLRHSQVRFRSDDAYIVGRNPDDSGRTDYAATTPVAGLVFRVSDDLRLYASAGRGFETPTFNELGYRRDGGAGLALDLAAARSQNLELGAKWRNAAGASWDAALFRASTDDELAVASNLNGRSTYRNIGRTRRQGAETSLTLPLGDSAQLQVAYTWLQATVRQAYLTCASSGCATPTAVVAAGTRLPGVPRQQLFARWQWQPRAWQFAVEGVAAGDTVVNDLASESAPGYALLNLEASRRWTTAHGTLRTFARIDNAFDRRYIGSVIVNDGNGRYYEPGPDRSYTIGLQWDLPH; encoded by the coding sequence ATGTCCGTTCCCCTGCCCTCTGCCCTGCTCTGCGGGGCCTGCGCCTTGGCGTTGTCCTCCCTTGCCCACGCCGCTCCCGGCGAGGATCCCGCCACCACCCTGCCCGCGTTGCAGGTCCAGGCCGCCCGCGTCGGCGGCGTGGCCGATTTCGACCTGCCGGCGTCGCTGACCACCACCGGCCTGGGCGACAGCGACCGCCTCGGCGTGCAGGCCTCCGAGGCCCTGTCCGGGGTGCCCGGCCTGCTCGCCCGCGACCGCCAGAACTATGCGCAGGACACCCAGCTGTCGATCCGCGGCTTCGGCGCGCGTTCGGCGTTCGGCGTGCGCGGCGTGCGCCTGTTGCTGGACGGGATCCCGGCGACGATGCCGGATGGCCAGGGTCAGCTGTCCAACTTCAACCTGTTCGGCAGCGAGCGGGTCGAGGTGCTGCGCGGGCCGTTCTCGGCGCTGTACGGCAACTCCTCCGGCGGCGTGGTGCAGTTGTGGAGCGCCGATGGCCAGCCGGACGATCCATGGCGGCTGCGCAGCGCGATCGGCAGTCACGGCACCGCGGCCCTCAGCGCGCAGGCGCTGGGCCAGCAAGGCGAGGTCCACTACAACCTGGCCGCCACCCATTTCAGTACCGACGGCTACCGCGACCACAGCCGTGCGCAGCGCACCACCTTCAACGCCAAGATCGGCATCGACCTGGCGCCCGGGCGGCGCCTGGACCTGCTGCTCAACGCGCTGGAAGCGCCCGATGCGCAGGATCCGCTGGGCCTGAGCCGCGCCCAGGCCGCCGCCGACCCGCGCCAGGCCACCGCCGCGGCCAGCCAGTTCGACACCCGCAAGTCCACCCGCCAGGTGCAGGCCGGCGCCATCTTTACCCAGCAGGTGGACCAGCAGACCTGGCGGCTGATGGGCTACGCCGGGCGCCGCGACGTCACCCAATACCTCTCGGTTCCGGTGGGCGCACAGAGCAATCCGCTCAACGCGGGTGGCGTGATCGACCTGGACGGCGACTACGGCGGCCTCGACGCGCGCTGGGCCTGGCAGGGCGCGCTGGGCGGCCGCCCGTTCCAGTTCACCGTCGGCGCCAACGCCGACCGGCAGCAACAGCACCGCACCGGCTACGAGAACTTCGTCGGCAGCACGCTCGGGGTGAAGGGCCGGCTGCGCCGCGACCAGGAGGACCGGGTGGAGAACGTAGACCAGTTCGCCCAGGCCTGGTGGCAGTTCGCCGAGCGCTGGTCGCTGCTGGCCGGCCTGCGCCACAGCCAGGTGCGATTCCGCTCGGACGATGCGTACATCGTCGGCCGCAATCCCGACGACAGCGGCCGCACCGACTACGCAGCGACCACGCCGGTGGCCGGGCTGGTGTTCCGCGTCAGCGACGACCTGCGGTTGTATGCCTCGGCCGGGCGCGGGTTCGAGACCCCGACCTTCAACGAGCTGGGCTACCGCCGCGACGGCGGTGCCGGCCTGGCGCTGGACCTGGCCGCGGCGCGCAGCCAGAACCTGGAACTGGGCGCGAAGTGGCGCAACGCCGCCGGCGCCAGCTGGGACGCGGCGCTGTTCCGCGCCAGCACCGACGACGAACTGGCGGTGGCCAGCAACCTCAATGGCCGCAGCACCTACCGCAACATCGGCCGCACCCGCCGCCAGGGCGCCGAGACCAGCCTGACCCTGCCGCTGGGCGACAGCGCGCAACTGCAGGTGGCCTACACCTGGCTGCAGGCGACGGTGCGCCAGGCCTACTTGACCTGCGCCAGCAGCGGCTGCGCCACGCCCACCGCGGTGGTGGCGGCCGGCACCCGCCTGCCCGGCGTACCGCGCCAGCAATTGTTCGCGCGCTGGCAGTGGCAGCCGCGCGCCTGGCAGTTCGCGGTGGAGGGCGTTGCCGCCGGCGACACCGTGGTCAACGACCTGGCCAGCGAGTCCGCACCCGGCTACGCGCTGCTCAACCTGGAAGCGTCGCGGCGCTGGACCACCGCGCACGGCACCCTGCGCACCTTCGCGCGCATCGACAACGCGTTCGATCGCCGCTACATCGGCTCGGTCATCGTCAACGACGGCAACGGCCGCTACTACGAGCCGGGTCCGGATCGCAGCTATACGATCGGGCTGCAGTGGGATTTGCCGCACTGA